The DNA sequence TGCCACTAGTGGTGCAGAAATCACACATTTCACCTTTAATTCAACTTACTAGTTATTTTGTCGAAATCTTTGAAGGTGGGCCTTGAAAGTCTTGCAAAAGACAAAGTAAATAAGTGGATCCAATGAGGCATTTAGTACTGCAAGCAGGACGGTCAGCTCCTTTAGGATGTAGAACGCCTGAGCTGAAGTACAGTCATGCAGCCGGGGATTGACGAACATGTACGGCAGTCTCACCATATGGTAGGGCACAAAACACACGCAGAAAACCACCACCAGTACTCGCATGTTACGTTTTGACTTGCTGAGCTTAGAGTTCCCAGGCTGTTCCGGCATAGTGCGCTGAGCTTGTCGAAGCCTCTGTACATTCCCCCAATAAAACAGAATCAGGGATATTAGCacagacaaaaacattaaaaaggagGCGATATGCATGACCAAGTAGATCTGTTTGAGCAAGCTGTTATGAAAGATTTCACAGTTGAAACCACTGTGGGGAGAGTTTTCTTTATCAGAACtgacaaaaacagcaatgtAGACACAAACAAAGCACAACAGGCCAGCCCAGGTCACTATGCAGATGTAGTTGGTCGAGCGGACTGTTTGCAACACGTGAGTCTCCAGTGGCCGTACAATTCTCATGTACCTGAAACAAAGAAGCAAAGAATTTAAAGAATACAGAGAAGGCtttcaaaatacaacaatagGGTTTGTGACAATTGCGGTTTCATGACCAGCAAGTCTTGAAGCCACAAATGTCACAAACCCTATTCCTGTTGTTTTACTGAAGTAAAATAC is a window from the Ctenopharyngodon idella isolate HZGC_01 chromosome 15, HZGC01, whole genome shotgun sequence genome containing:
- the LOC127495360 gene encoding G-protein coupled receptor 87-like, which codes for MSVSPSSSIMDQNTTNLTQGSCGLSEMPARTFFISVYSLIFLASLVLNSLTIYVYFCKDTNQSSITVYLKNLVIADLFVCLCLILRIVKYASTSVEILRIYCMFAAPASYLNMYSSIVFMGYIAANRYMRIVRPLETHVLQTVRSTNYICIVTWAGLLCFVCVYIAVFVSSDKENSPHSGFNCEIFHNSLLKQIYLVMHIASFLMFLSVLISLILFYWGNVQRLRQAQRTMPEQPGNSKLSKSKRNMRVLVVVFCVCFVPYHMVRLPYMFVNPRLHDCTSAQAFYILKELTVLLAVLNASLDPLIYFVFCKTFKAHLQRFRQNN